CGAATGAAACCCAGTCACATGGTGGTCGTTTCACTCAAGACCGGCAAGGTGGTGGAAGGGGAATTAAAACCCAGTTCCGACACACCGACCCACTTGGAGTTATATCGCGCGTTCCCCGGCCTTGGTGGGGTAGTACACACGCATAGCCTGTTTGCCACCGCCTGGGCGCAGGCACAACGCGAGATCCCTGCGTTTGGCACTACGCATGCCGATTACTATCATGGGTCTGTTCCCTGCACACGACCGCTGACGGGCAAGGAAATTACCGGTGACTACGAAGTGAATACCGGCCGGGTGATTATCGAACGATTCAAAAAGCTTGATGCTCTGGCGTTTCCCGGAGTTCTGGTGGCGAGTCATGGCCCCTTCACCTGGGGAAAATCGGCAACGGCGGCAGTGGATAGTGCCGTAGTGTTGGAATTTCTCTGCAAGCTGGCCTCCGAGACCCTGCATATTGCCCCGTCAACCAAGGCCGTACCCAAAGTGCTTTTAGACAAACATTACTTGAGAAAGCACGGCGCCAGCGCCTATTACGGTCAGGGAAAATAGTTTCCCAGTCCTAATCGTAATCTCCACATATCAACACCAGCCGGGCATTCTCCTTAAACCGGTATTGCCCTTCTTTTGTGCCGTCATTTAGCAACGCAGCAATACGGTCGAGTTCATCCTTAAACAGTTTGCGCCCCCCAATAAAAGCCGCTTTGGTTTGCTTTAATTCAGGAAAGAAATCGGTGATACGATCCACTCGGCGTGTTTCAAGACGATAACCAAACCAATGGATAAGAGCGACATAGTCATCCCCGACGACTTCCTCTATTAGTCGCTTGGGATCCGGTGCTGACTTCTGATAGCCGGTGACGGAGGCGGGTGACGGGAAAGCGGTAATGACGTATGGGTTCCCACGTTCGAGATCCCAAAAGTAATGTAGGTTGCCATTCGAGAGAATGATGAACCGGCAGTTTTGCGACTTCGCGTATTTGCGAGCCTGCTCCTTACCTACAAGCGGGTCCTTTGGCGTCAGCAAAAAAGCGCCAACCGGCGGCTTCGAGCAGTTTGTTGATCTTGATACGAGCTGTAGCTTCTTTATCGGACATGCATTTTCCTATTTCGAAGAAATGACTTTTAGAGTCTCAAAAGGTCACCAGTAAGGCAAGAGCGATGCACCAGATCCAGTTAGCCAAGGTTCAAATAATAGCGAGTGCCTTTGAGTTGACCTGTTTTCTTCAGAGCTTGTTTTTCCACCAACTCTGCGAGATCACGGGTTGCTGTGGCACGCGAGGTGGAGGTTATTCGAATATAATTCTCCGCGCTCAGACCGCCGGTAAATCCCTCCGGGCCTTCCCGGAAAAGACGCGCAATGACCTTTGCCTGACGGTCATTGAATACGCCGCGGAACCGATCATAAAATTTTGCTTTCGCGATCAGAAATTCAATCTGGCGCATCGTGTAAGCTCTCGCTTCTAACACAGTCCCGGCAAAATATTCCAGCCAACCGGTAATCTCATTACCGCGGTTTGCCTGTTCAAGCGCGGCGTAGTAGGCTTTTTTGTTGCGCGCGATCATGGTTGCCAGTGCAATCAGCGTGGGCTGCTGTAGTCCCTGCGCCAGAACTTTTTCAGAGATCGCCCGTCCGATCCGTCCGTTACCATCTTCGAAGGGATGGATACTTACAAAATATAGATGGGCTATTCCCGCACGAGCGAGCTGAGGTATGGGGGTATCGCCATCCGGCGCAGTAGTGTTGAACCAACGAATAAACGCATTCATTTCATCCTTCACCAGACTGGAGGGTGGCGCTTCGAAATGAATGACCGGCTCCTGAATGGGGCCGGAAACCACTTGCATCGGTTCACTATGACTGCGATAGCCCCCCATATTAATCAGATCCCGCCTCCCTTTTGTCAGGGCGGCATGCCAGTCATAGAACGTCTCATGAGTGAGTTGATCCGCATAGGTCTTATAGAGATTCACCATCATTTCCGAAAGCCCCTGTTCGGCGACAGGAATCCGTCTCTCATCGGTCTTCAATCCAAACTGCCTGCGAATCGAAGACTGAAGACTATCCCGATTGAGATATTCTCCTTCAATTTCAGATGTTTTGAGCGCTTCCTCGCTAATTAAGGTAACAGTCAAAACCTGCTTGTCTTCCACCGAAAGATGTCGAATTGCTCCGCACAATTCCCCTGATTGCCGAAGAAAGAGACTCTCCAATGGCGCCAGCACCTTGTCATTGTACCGGAAATGCGGCCAATCATCTTGTTGCCAATTCCATGTCATGAGTAATATCCAATCGAAATATAACTCATAAATACAATATTTATGAGTTATATCAACAATTTATTTAACTCATACCTGATTTTTGACCCCACAAAAGAAACAGGAGCCAGACCGGCTTCCGCCGATTCTGACTCCTGAATACTGATTTCTGGATACTGTCTTTTACTTCCGTTTGACCGACTTGATCATGACGGCGGTGGCGGGGACATCGCCCATACCACTCTTCGTGGTGGTCTTGACGGCGGCGATCTTATCCACCACATCCATACCGGCCACTACCTTGGCGAACACCGCATAACCGAAATCACGGGCGCCATTATTGAGGAAGTCGTTATTGGCCACATTGATAAAGAACTGCGAGGTGGCGCTATCCACAACCGCGGTACGCGCCATGGCCAAGGTCCCACGATCATTCTTGAGCCCGTTCTTCGCCTCATTCTTGATCGGCGCCTTATTGACCTTCTGGCTCATATTGGTATCGAAACCACCGCCTTGGATCATGAAGTTAGGAATCACACGGTGAAACACCGTGTTGTCATAAAACTTCTCATCCACATAGGCCAGGAAGTTGCTAACCGAAATGGGTGCCTTATCGGCAAACAGTTCGATCTCAATATCCCCCTCGGATGTTGCCATTACCACAATCGTATTTGTCGTCGCATTCGTCGTCATTAGTGTCTCTCCCGCACTCACGGATCCCGCGAGCAGCATTGTTGTTAACGCCATTATTGCTAGTTTCATACCTGGCTCCTTCCCAAAACACGAGTGATGGTATTACAGCTCGGGCTGTGGGTCAATATACCCCTATTTAATGGCAATCTTGTACCGGTTGACGATCGCAGCAGCAGCAGCGTCTGTCTTGGCAAGCGCCAGCAAATCATTCATCATGGCTTTTAACTTTCCTTCGGCCTGAGCCACCTGATTCATCTCGACATCCTGCTGGGCACTGATTCGCACACCGGAGGAATACTGGTTAAGCACGACCATCAGGTTCCAGGACAACAAGATGATGATCCCCAGGGCGATCAAAACAACTGGAAAGAAGGCGCTATACGATTTATCGCTAGGTGTTTGGTTCATGGCTTATTTCTCCTCAGGGGTGACAGGAATATTATATCCATGTTTGGCGAGCAATTCGCGCATTTTTGCGTTCGTGGGCGCCGCGGATGCCATATTCTGCAGAATACCATTGGCGACCTGTTGCGCCTGCGGTCCCAGAATGCTGTTACTCAATTTCTGCTGGCGGGCCTGGATATCATCTTGCATAACCATGTTGCTGCGCGATGTGAAAACAATAATGACACTCAACCCCACGCAAGCGACTCCCAGAATCACGGCCGTTGTATACTGCCACAATTTCATGATCCCTCCATTTCCTGATTTATAGATTATTCGTACGTTTTTCTTCTCGCCGG
This DNA window, taken from bacterium, encodes the following:
- a CDS encoding L-ribulose-5-phosphate 4-epimerase — its product is MLEALKKDVCAANLRLVDEGLVVQTWGNVSGIDRQQGLIVIKPSGVSYDRMKPSHMVVVSLKTGKVVEGELKPSSDTPTHLELYRAFPGLGGVVHTHSLFATAWAQAQREIPAFGTTHADYYHGSVPCTRPLTGKEITGDYEVNTGRVIIERFKKLDALAFPGVLVASHGPFTWGKSATAAVDSAVVLEFLCKLASETLHIAPSTKAVPKVLLDKHYLRKHGASAYYGQGK
- a CDS encoding Fic family protein; its protein translation is MTWNWQQDDWPHFRYNDKVLAPLESLFLRQSGELCGAIRHLSVEDKQVLTVTLISEEALKTSEIEGEYLNRDSLQSSIRRQFGLKTDERRIPVAEQGLSEMMVNLYKTYADQLTHETFYDWHAALTKGRRDLINMGGYRSHSEPMQVVSGPIQEPVIHFEAPPSSLVKDEMNAFIRWFNTTAPDGDTPIPQLARAGIAHLYFVSIHPFEDGNGRIGRAISEKVLAQGLQQPTLIALATMIARNKKAYYAALEQANRGNEITGWLEYFAGTVLEARAYTMRQIEFLIAKAKFYDRFRGVFNDRQAKVIARLFREGPEGFTGGLSAENYIRITSTSRATATRDLAELVEKQALKKTGQLKGTRYYLNLG
- a CDS encoding peptidylprolyl isomerase translates to MKLAIMALTTMLLAGSVSAGETLMTTNATTNTIVVMATSEGDIEIELFADKAPISVSNFLAYVDEKFYDNTVFHRVIPNFMIQGGGFDTNMSQKVNKAPIKNEAKNGLKNDRGTLAMARTAVVDSATSQFFINVANNDFLNNGARDFGYAVFAKVVAGMDVVDKIAAVKTTTKSGMGDVPATAVMIKSVKRK